From a region of the Kaistia sp. 32K genome:
- a CDS encoding MarR family winged helix-turn-helix transcriptional regulator, whose product MSAATEDPLGFIVVDVARLLRRRFEKALENAGLGLTVAEARTLAFVSRHPGLRQSTLADELCVEPMTLVGFLDRLEAAALVERIPDPADRRAKLIRLTPNAASIVRRIRTIGKQVREDAERGVDPASIETMRIALLKIQDNILANEGSMA is encoded by the coding sequence TTGTCTGCCGCAACGGAAGACCCCCTCGGATTCATAGTTGTCGATGTCGCGAGACTGTTGCGGCGCCGATTTGAGAAGGCATTGGAAAATGCTGGTCTCGGTTTGACAGTAGCGGAGGCGAGGACACTTGCCTTCGTCAGTCGACATCCAGGTCTTCGTCAGTCTACCTTGGCCGATGAGCTGTGTGTCGAGCCGATGACATTGGTCGGCTTTCTGGATCGACTCGAAGCTGCGGCGCTGGTGGAACGTATTCCCGATCCGGCTGACCGGCGCGCCAAGCTGATCCGCCTGACGCCAAATGCCGCGAGCATCGTGCGCCGCATCCGCACCATCGGCAAGCAGGTGCGCGAGGATGCGGAGCGCGGCGTCGACCCCGCCTCGATCGAGACGATGCGCATCGCCCTTTTGAAGATCCAGGACAATATCCTCGCCAATGAAGGTTCCATGGCCTGA
- a CDS encoding phosphate/phosphite/phosphonate ABC transporter substrate-binding protein, with product MSMRRRIALFLAALALATWPAAGPAAASWRDDLGTLKVGFVAGDNPTYETARLEKFRWHLQYSLAVPVELFPARNYEALIEAQSTGRIQYGVLSSLAYLALNQRCDCAEPLAQPTTVDHARGFRALLVTKSDGPIATLADARNTRLAVGAADSLSGRRAPLAGLAAEGIDPESYFVRILETDDSEAALTALAKDEADIATAWSSATDPLSAAIGSGPFARLASNGTLSPSTLRVVWQSELIPFGPHAVRKDIPDEAKVALLRALTEMQTAAPEAYDAIERGYPGGFVAADPALYEKLAALLNVAPAKR from the coding sequence ATGTCCATGCGCCGCCGCATCGCCCTCTTCCTCGCCGCCCTCGCGCTGGCCACCTGGCCGGCGGCCGGCCCCGCCGCGGCGAGCTGGCGCGACGATCTCGGCACGCTGAAGGTCGGCTTCGTCGCCGGCGACAATCCCACCTATGAGACGGCGCGGCTGGAAAAGTTCCGCTGGCACCTGCAATACAGCCTCGCCGTGCCGGTCGAGCTGTTCCCGGCCCGCAATTACGAGGCGCTGATCGAGGCGCAGTCGACCGGGCGGATCCAGTATGGCGTGCTGTCGTCGCTCGCCTACCTCGCGCTCAACCAGCGCTGCGACTGCGCCGAGCCGCTCGCCCAGCCGACGACCGTCGACCACGCGCGCGGCTTTCGCGCGCTGCTGGTGACGAAGAGCGACGGCCCGATCGCGACGCTCGCCGACGCCCGCAACACGCGGCTCGCCGTCGGCGCGGCGGATTCGCTTTCCGGACGGCGGGCGCCGCTCGCCGGGCTGGCGGCCGAGGGCATCGACCCCGAGAGCTATTTCGTCCGCATCCTCGAGACCGACGACAGCGAGGCCGCGCTGACGGCTTTGGCGAAGGACGAGGCCGACATCGCCACCGCCTGGTCCTCGGCGACGGACCCGCTTTCGGCGGCGATCGGCTCCGGCCCGTTCGCGCGGCTCGCGAGCAACGGCACGCTGTCCCCGTCGACGCTGCGCGTGGTCTGGCAATCCGAACTGATCCCGTTCGGGCCGCATGCCGTACGCAAGGATATTCCTGACGAGGCGAAGGTGGCGCTGCTGCGGGCGCTGACCGAGATGCAGACGGCGGCGCCCGAGGCCTATGACGCCATCGAGCGTGGCTATCCCGGCGGCTTCGTCGCCGCCGACCCGGCGCTCTACGAGAAACTGGCGGCGCTGCTCAACGTGGCGCCGGCGAAGCGCTGA
- a CDS encoding adenosine deaminase, which produces MVAAIPKAEIHCHIEGAASPELVRHIGARHGIDLSGLFDADGAFAWHDFTSFLNAYDRAAAVFRTPEDYRDLAFTYFTSLAAEGAIYGEVFISSDHALASGLSYRDYVEGLAQGIRDAEAATGIVGRMIATGVRHYGPDRILAAAETVVNEPHPLVTGFGVAGDERMHHPRDFADAFRIAGEAGLGLTVHAGEFGGPESVRDALDHLGVSRIGHGVRAIEDADLVRRLVDENIVLELCPGSNVALGLYPDIASHPFTRLRDAGVRVTVSSDDPPYFRSSIGAEYGWLAGDQGLSHEALIEATRTAIDAAFVDAPTRARLIARLEG; this is translated from the coding sequence ATGGTTGCTGCAATTCCGAAGGCCGAGATCCACTGCCACATCGAGGGTGCGGCCTCGCCGGAGCTCGTCCGCCATATCGGCGCGCGCCACGGCATCGACCTCTCCGGCCTGTTCGACGCCGACGGCGCCTTCGCCTGGCACGACTTCACCTCGTTCCTGAACGCCTATGACCGCGCCGCCGCCGTCTTCCGGACGCCCGAGGACTATCGCGACCTCGCCTTCACCTATTTCACCAGCCTCGCCGCCGAGGGCGCGATCTATGGCGAGGTGTTCATCTCGTCCGATCACGCGCTCGCCTCGGGCCTTAGCTACCGCGACTATGTCGAGGGACTGGCGCAGGGCATCCGCGACGCGGAAGCCGCGACCGGCATCGTCGGCCGGATGATCGCCACGGGCGTGCGCCACTATGGGCCGGACCGCATCCTCGCCGCCGCCGAGACGGTGGTGAACGAGCCGCACCCGCTCGTCACCGGCTTTGGCGTCGCCGGCGACGAGCGCATGCACCATCCCCGCGATTTCGCCGACGCCTTCCGCATCGCCGGCGAGGCCGGCCTCGGCCTCACCGTGCATGCCGGCGAGTTCGGCGGGCCGGAGAGCGTGCGCGACGCGCTCGACCATCTCGGCGTCAGCCGCATCGGCCATGGCGTGCGCGCCATCGAGGACGCCGACCTCGTCCGCCGCCTCGTCGACGAGAACATCGTGCTGGAGCTCTGCCCCGGCTCCAACGTCGCGCTCGGCCTCTATCCCGACATTGCCAGCCATCCGTTCACGCGGCTGCGCGACGCCGGCGTGCGCGTCACCGTCAGCTCCGACGATCCGCCCTATTTCCGCTCGTCGATCGGCGCCGAATATGGCTGGCTCGCCGGCGACCAAGGCCTGTCGCACGAAGCGCTCATCGAGGCGACGCGCACCGCCATCGACGCCGCCTTCGTCGACGCGCCGACGCGCGCCCGCCTCATCGCCAGACTGGAGGGCTGA
- a CDS encoding phosphopentomutase, giving the protein MPRAILIVLDSVGIGGAPDASAYGDEGANTIGHIAAACAEGRGDRAGLRQGPLTLPNLSRLGLGAAAEGASGSWPAGLAAPGPRNAIHGHAAEISNGKDTPSGHWEIAAVPVPFDWGYFPETEPCFPASLTEAMIREGELPGILGNKHASGTTILAELGEEHIRTGKPICYTSADSVLQIAAHETHFGLDRLYALCETVRRLVDPLKIGRVIARPFLGETAETFERTGNRRDYAVNPPEPTLLDRVVASGGRTLAIGKIGDIFAHQGISEVTKAAGNRALTDATLKAISRAAPGDLVIANLVDFDTLYGHRRDVAGYAAALEAFDARVPEIEAALAPGDLVVITADHGCDPTWRGSDHTREQVPILAFGRDANGLGLAGKDIGARTSFADIGETLAAHLGLAPGPHGRSFL; this is encoded by the coding sequence ATGCCGCGCGCCATTCTGATTGTACTCGACTCCGTCGGCATTGGCGGCGCCCCCGACGCGTCGGCCTATGGCGACGAGGGCGCGAACACCATCGGCCACATCGCCGCCGCCTGCGCCGAAGGGCGCGGCGACCGGGCGGGACTGCGCCAGGGGCCCCTCACTTTGCCGAACCTTTCCCGCCTCGGCCTCGGCGCGGCCGCGGAAGGCGCGAGCGGCAGCTGGCCGGCCGGCCTCGCCGCCCCCGGGCCGAGGAACGCCATCCACGGCCACGCGGCGGAGATCTCCAACGGCAAGGACACGCCGTCCGGCCACTGGGAGATCGCCGCCGTGCCGGTGCCGTTCGACTGGGGCTATTTTCCCGAAACCGAGCCGTGCTTTCCGGCCTCGCTGACCGAGGCGATGATCCGCGAGGGCGAACTTCCCGGCATTCTCGGCAACAAGCACGCCTCCGGCACGACGATCCTCGCCGAACTCGGCGAGGAGCACATCCGGACGGGGAAGCCGATCTGTTATACCTCGGCCGATTCCGTGCTGCAGATCGCCGCGCACGAGACCCATTTTGGCCTCGACCGGCTCTATGCGCTCTGCGAGACCGTGCGCCGCCTCGTCGACCCCCTGAAAATCGGCCGCGTCATCGCCCGACCCTTCCTCGGCGAGACGGCCGAAACCTTCGAGCGCACCGGCAACCGGCGCGACTATGCCGTCAATCCGCCGGAGCCGACCCTGCTCGACCGCGTCGTCGCGAGCGGCGGCCGCACGCTGGCGATCGGCAAGATCGGCGACATCTTCGCCCACCAGGGCATTTCGGAAGTGACCAAGGCGGCCGGCAACCGGGCGCTGACCGACGCAACGCTCAAGGCGATTTCCCGCGCCGCGCCCGGCGACCTCGTCATCGCCAATCTCGTCGATTTCGACACGCTCTACGGCCACCGCCGCGACGTCGCCGGTTATGCCGCGGCGCTGGAGGCTTTCGACGCGCGCGTGCCCGAGATCGAGGCGGCCCTCGCGCCGGGCGATCTCGTCGTCATCACGGCCGACCACGGCTGCGATCCGACCTGGCGCGGCAGCGACCACACCCGCGAGCAGGTGCCGATCCTCGCCTTCGGGCGGGATGCGAACGGCCTTGGCCTGGCCGGCAAGGACATCGGCGCGCGCACCAGTTTCGCCGATATCGGCGAGACGCTCGCCGCGCATCTCGGGCTGGCGCCCGGACCCCATGGACGGAGTTTTCTCTAA
- the upp gene encoding uracil phosphoribosyltransferase — protein sequence MNGVTVINHPLVQHKLTIMRDKHTSTAGFRRLLREISTLLCYEVTRDLEMTTTTIETPITEMEAPTLAGKKLVFASVLRAGNGLLEGMLDLVPAARVAHVGLYRDPKTLQAVEYYFKAPDSLDERLTIVVDPMLATGNSAIAAVDRLMERGAKDIRFLCLLATPEGIANFQAVHPTIPIYTASIDKKIDDHGYIVPGLGDAGDRMYGTK from the coding sequence ATGAACGGCGTGACGGTGATCAACCACCCCCTGGTGCAGCACAAGCTCACCATCATGCGCGACAAGCACACGTCGACCGCCGGCTTCCGCCGGCTGCTGCGCGAGATCTCGACGCTGCTCTGCTACGAGGTGACGCGCGATCTCGAGATGACGACGACGACGATCGAGACGCCGATCACGGAAATGGAAGCGCCGACGCTGGCCGGCAAGAAGCTGGTGTTCGCCTCGGTGCTGCGCGCCGGCAACGGCCTGCTCGAAGGCATGCTTGACCTGGTGCCGGCGGCCCGCGTCGCCCATGTCGGCCTCTATCGCGACCCGAAGACGCTGCAGGCGGTCGAATATTACTTCAAGGCGCCGGATAGCCTCGACGAGCGGCTCACCATCGTCGTGGATCCGATGCTGGCGACCGGCAATTCCGCCATCGCCGCCGTCGATCGGCTGATGGAGCGCGGCGCCAAGGATATCCGTTTCCTCTGCCTGCTGGCGACGCCGGAAGGCATCGCCAATTTCCAGGCCGTGCATCCGACCATCCCGATCTACACCGCCTCGATCGACAAGAAGATCGACGACCACGGCTATATCGTGCCGGGCCTAGGCGATGCCGGCGACCGGATGTACGGCACCAAGTAG
- a CDS encoding transglutaminase family protein, with translation MQIRIGFDIAFECPQPTPMLMMLRVHPSLGDRVIEHDYLASEPALAIDTYLDGFGNLASRTVLPAGHTRLWAEGIVEDSGQPDPVVPDARILPVQDLPEECLVYLLGSRYCETDHLGFVAWPMFGHLPENWSRVQAIVDFVHNHLKFNYALARPTRTALEAHNEQLGVCRDFAHLSIALCRAMNIPARYCTGYLGDIGVPRDPAPMDFSAWFEAYLGDRWYTFDARHNKPRIGRIVMARGRDATDVALTNSFGNATLVNFSVVTEEIGQEISQEVSEEIGTPAGGPPSRLLGAVHPVAGIA, from the coding sequence ATGCAGATCCGCATCGGATTCGACATCGCCTTCGAATGCCCGCAGCCGACCCCGATGCTGATGATGCTCCGGGTTCATCCGAGCCTCGGCGACCGGGTGATCGAGCACGACTATCTCGCCTCGGAGCCGGCGCTCGCCATCGACACCTATCTCGACGGCTTCGGCAATCTCGCCAGCCGCACCGTGCTGCCGGCGGGCCATACGCGGCTTTGGGCGGAGGGGATCGTCGAGGACAGCGGCCAGCCCGATCCGGTCGTGCCCGACGCCCGCATCCTGCCGGTGCAGGACCTGCCGGAGGAATGCCTCGTCTACCTGCTCGGCAGCCGCTATTGCGAGACCGACCATCTCGGCTTCGTCGCCTGGCCGATGTTCGGCCATCTGCCGGAAAACTGGTCGCGCGTGCAGGCGATCGTCGACTTCGTCCACAATCACCTGAAGTTCAACTATGCGCTGGCGCGGCCGACCCGCACCGCGCTCGAGGCGCATAACGAGCAGCTCGGCGTCTGCCGCGACTTCGCCCATCTCTCGATCGCGCTCTGCCGGGCGATGAACATCCCGGCGCGCTACTGCACCGGCTATCTCGGCGATATCGGGGTGCCGCGCGATCCGGCGCCGATGGACTTTTCCGCCTGGTTCGAGGCCTATCTCGGCGACCGCTGGTACACGTTCGACGCGCGGCACAACAAGCCGCGCATCGGCCGCATCGTCATGGCGCGCGGCCGCGACGCCACCGACGTGGCGCTGACCAATTCCTTCGGCAACGCCACGCTGGTGAATTTCTCCGTCGTCACCGAGGAGATCGGCCAGGAAATCAGCCAAGAAGTCAGTGAAGAGATCGGGACGCCGGCCGGCGGCCCGCCTTCCCGCCTACTTGGTGCCGTACATCCGGTCGCCGGCATCGCCTAG
- the moeB gene encoding molybdopterin-synthase adenylyltransferase MoeB, with product MFSPDEIERYARHLVLPEVGGPGQQKLKAARILVLGAGGLGAPVIQYLAAAGVGTIGIVDDDVVALSNLQRQVIHATETVGQPKVESAREAVARLNPHVAIETHALRLDAGNADALLSAYDVVADGTDNFETRYLAADRCGELRRPLVTAAVGRFDGSLTTLLPWDVNGEGIPNPRFRDLFPEPPPPGLLPSCAEAGILGALTGILGSLQAAEVLKLILGIGEPLIGRLLLVDALSMRFETIRYKRRK from the coding sequence ATGTTCAGTCCCGATGAAATCGAGCGTTACGCGCGCCATCTCGTCCTGCCGGAAGTGGGCGGGCCCGGCCAGCAGAAGCTGAAGGCGGCGCGCATCCTGGTGCTCGGCGCCGGCGGCCTCGGCGCGCCTGTCATCCAGTATCTCGCCGCCGCCGGCGTCGGCACGATCGGCATCGTCGACGACGATGTCGTCGCCCTCTCCAATCTGCAGCGGCAGGTGATCCACGCGACGGAAACGGTCGGCCAACCCAAGGTCGAGAGCGCCCGCGAAGCCGTAGCGCGGCTCAATCCGCATGTCGCCATCGAGACGCATGCGCTGCGCCTCGACGCCGGAAACGCCGATGCACTGCTATCCGCCTATGACGTGGTCGCCGACGGCACCGACAATTTCGAGACGCGGTATCTCGCCGCCGATCGCTGCGGCGAATTGCGGCGGCCGCTGGTGACGGCCGCCGTCGGCCGGTTCGACGGTTCGCTGACGACGCTGCTGCCCTGGGACGTGAACGGGGAGGGGATACCGAACCCGCGCTTTCGCGATCTCTTCCCCGAGCCGCCGCCGCCCGGCCTGCTGCCAAGCTGCGCCGAGGCGGGCATTCTGGGGGCGCTGACGGGCATTCTCGGCAGCCTGCAGGCGGCGGAAGTCCTGAAGCTCATCCTCGGCATCGGCGAGCCGCTGATCGGCCGGCTGCTGCTGGTCGACGCGCTTTCGATGCGCTTCGAGACGATCCGCTACAAGCGGCGGAAATGA
- a CDS encoding LacI family DNA-binding transcriptional regulator: protein MNRVVKLSDVAKAADVSQGTASNAFNRPEIVRAEVREKVEAAARALGYAGPDPKGRLLRAGKVNAIGVATTETLDYFFADPYARAMMASISAACDVHGAGISLISAANDEKLAWNIQSAIVDGLILLCIEGGERLVELSRERRLPFVALQLDASDATISTIGVDEFDGARTAARHIGALGHRDAAILAFELVDDRVGPVTPDQIEAALYSVTRNRIRGFQAGLAEFGVDPADVPVFETVNDGPSVALALESFYADGRGPTALLCMSDRIALTALNWLRAKGISVPGDVSVIGFDGVPEGAVSDPPLTTVAQPIAQMGRMAAEMILEGIEAPRHERVEVDLIVRQSTAPPRGG, encoded by the coding sequence ATGAATCGCGTGGTCAAGCTGTCCGACGTGGCCAAGGCCGCCGACGTCTCGCAGGGCACCGCCTCCAACGCCTTCAACCGGCCGGAGATCGTCCGCGCCGAAGTGCGCGAGAAGGTCGAGGCGGCGGCCCGCGCCCTCGGCTATGCCGGGCCCGATCCGAAGGGCAGGTTGCTGCGCGCCGGCAAGGTCAACGCCATCGGCGTCGCCACCACCGAGACGCTCGACTATTTCTTCGCCGATCCCTATGCCCGCGCCATGATGGCGTCGATCTCCGCCGCCTGCGACGTCCATGGCGCCGGCATCTCGCTGATCTCCGCCGCCAATGACGAAAAGCTCGCCTGGAACATCCAGAGCGCCATCGTCGACGGGCTGATCCTGCTCTGCATCGAGGGCGGCGAGCGTCTGGTCGAATTGTCGCGCGAGCGGCGGCTGCCCTTCGTCGCCCTGCAGCTCGATGCCTCGGACGCGACGATCTCGACCATCGGCGTCGACGAATTCGACGGCGCCCGCACCGCCGCCCGCCACATCGGCGCGCTCGGCCATCGCGACGCCGCCATCCTTGCCTTCGAGCTGGTCGATGATCGCGTCGGCCCGGTTACGCCGGACCAGATCGAGGCCGCGCTCTATTCGGTGACGCGCAACCGCATCCGCGGCTTTCAGGCCGGGCTCGCCGAATTCGGCGTCGATCCGGCCGATGTGCCGGTGTTCGAGACGGTCAATGACGGGCCGAGCGTCGCCCTCGCGCTCGAAAGCTTCTATGCCGACGGGCGCGGGCCGACGGCGCTGCTCTGCATGTCCGACCGCATCGCGCTGACCGCGCTCAACTGGTTACGCGCGAAGGGGATCTCGGTGCCGGGTGATGTGTCGGTGATCGGCTTCGACGGCGTGCCGGAGGGCGCGGTGTCGGATCCGCCGCTCACCACCGTGGCGCAGCCGATCGCCCAGATGGGCCGCATGGCGGCGGAGATGATTCTGGAAGGCATCGAGGCGCCGCGCCACGAGCGCGTCGAGGTCGACCTCATCGTCCGCCAGTCCACCGCGCCGCCGCGGGGCGGGTAG
- a CDS encoding D-glycerate dehydrogenase, which translates to MKKKPLVIVTRRLPDAVETRMRELFDTRLNIDDRPMSEAELIEAVKTADVLVPTVTDRIDGHVLGEAGEQLKLIASFSNGFDHIDVEKALARGITVTNTPGVLTDDTADMTMALILAVPRRLVEGARVLTPDQDWAGWTPTWMLGRRMSGKRLGIVGMGRIGQAVARRARAFGLSIHYHNRHRLPAEIEEGLEATYWDSLDQMLARMDIISVNCPRTPGTFHLLSERRLKLLRPEAYVVNTSRGDVIDENALAKLLESGAIAGAGLDVFEHEPMVNPKLLRLAAKGKAVLLPHMGSATIEGRIAMGEKVLINIRAYFDGHKPPDRVLASML; encoded by the coding sequence ATGAAGAAGAAGCCGCTCGTCATCGTCACGCGCCGCCTGCCGGACGCCGTCGAAACGCGGATGCGCGAATTGTTCGACACCCGCCTCAACATCGACGACCGGCCGATGAGCGAGGCCGAGCTGATCGAGGCGGTGAAGACGGCGGACGTGCTGGTGCCGACCGTCACCGACCGGATCGACGGCCACGTCCTTGGCGAAGCCGGCGAGCAGCTGAAGCTCATCGCCAGCTTCTCGAACGGCTTCGACCATATCGACGTCGAGAAGGCGCTGGCGCGCGGCATCACCGTCACCAACACGCCGGGCGTGCTGACCGACGACACCGCCGACATGACGATGGCGCTGATCCTCGCCGTGCCGCGCCGGCTGGTCGAGGGCGCCCGCGTGCTGACGCCCGACCAGGACTGGGCCGGCTGGACGCCAACCTGGATGCTCGGCCGGCGGATGTCGGGCAAGCGGCTCGGCATCGTCGGCATGGGCCGGATCGGCCAGGCGGTGGCCCGCCGCGCCAGGGCGTTCGGCCTGTCGATCCACTATCACAACCGCCACCGCCTGCCGGCCGAGATCGAAGAGGGGCTGGAGGCGACCTATTGGGACAGCCTCGACCAGATGCTCGCCCGCATGGACATCATCTCGGTCAATTGCCCGCGCACGCCCGGCACCTTCCATCTCCTGTCCGAGCGCCGCCTGAAGCTGCTGCGCCCGGAGGCCTATGTGGTCAACACCTCGCGCGGCGACGTCATCGACGAGAACGCGCTGGCCAAGCTGCTCGAATCCGGCGCCATCGCCGGCGCGGGTCTCGACGTGTTCGAGCATGAGCCGATGGTCAATCCGAAGCTGCTGCGCCTCGCCGCCAAGGGCAAGGCGGTGCTGTTGCCGCATATGGGCTCGGCGACGATCGAGGGCCGCATCGCCATGGGCGAGAAGGTGCTGATCAACATCCGCGCCTATTTCGACGGCCACAAGCCGCCGGACCGCGTCCTCGCCTCGATGCTCTGA
- a CDS encoding SH3 domain-containing protein, translating to MILAALKGMSRRLARVRPVTSALTFAVIAAMMIVAQPAETASAQGAAGAAPKLGPSGLPLPRFVSLKAGRVNVRVGPGQGYKVSWVFTRSGLPVEIVQEFDNWRRIRDSDGTEGWVFHSLLVGKRTAVVAPWQDGDPLPIRVSPNDTAEISAYLQPKVVSQVSECDKGWCRLVDKRFRGWIKQTNLWGVYPDETID from the coding sequence ATGATTTTGGCGGCGCTCAAGGGAATGTCCCGTCGGCTGGCCCGGGTGCGACCCGTGACCTCGGCCCTCACATTCGCTGTCATCGCGGCCATGATGATCGTGGCGCAGCCGGCCGAGACCGCGTCGGCGCAAGGCGCGGCCGGCGCCGCACCCAAACTCGGGCCCAGCGGCCTGCCGCTGCCGCGCTTCGTGTCGCTGAAGGCCGGCCGCGTCAATGTGCGCGTCGGTCCGGGGCAGGGCTACAAGGTCTCGTGGGTGTTCACCCGCTCCGGCCTGCCGGTCGAGATCGTGCAGGAATTCGACAACTGGCGCCGCATCCGCGATTCCGACGGCACCGAGGGCTGGGTTTTCCACAGCCTGCTCGTCGGCAAGCGCACCGCCGTCGTCGCCCCCTGGCAGGACGGCGACCCGCTGCCGATCCGCGTCTCGCCGAACGACACCGCCGAGATCTCGGCCTATCTGCAGCCAAAGGTCGTGTCGCAGGTCTCCGAATGCGACAAGGGCTGGTGCCGCCTGGTCGACAAGCGCTTTCGCGGCTGGATCAAGCAGACCAATCTCTGGGGCGTCTACCCCGACGAGACGATCGACTGA
- the irrA gene encoding iron response transcriptional regulator IrrA, with protein sequence MRMDIVKKAARTTDKKASEVRVMLRTAGLRPTRQRLALAEILFERGNRHISAEGLHEEAMSHRVPVSLATVYNTLHQFTEAGLLREVAVDGSKTYFDTNVDDHHHFFVEGENRVLDIPMSTLRVEDVPVPPEGMEITRVDIVVRLRRIGS encoded by the coding sequence ATGCGCATGGACATTGTCAAGAAGGCAGCCCGTACGACCGACAAGAAGGCGTCGGAAGTGCGCGTCATGCTGCGGACGGCAGGCCTTCGTCCCACCCGCCAGCGCCTGGCGCTCGCCGAGATCCTGTTCGAGCGCGGCAACCGTCACATCTCGGCTGAAGGCCTGCACGAAGAGGCGATGAGCCACCGCGTGCCCGTCTCGCTCGCCACCGTCTACAACACGCTGCACCAGTTCACCGAAGCGGGCCTCCTGCGCGAAGTCGCGGTCGACGGCTCGAAGACCTATTTCGACACCAATGTCGACGACCATCACCACTTCTTCGTCGAAGGGGAGAACCGGGTCCTCGACATTCCGATGTCGACGCTGCGGGTCGAGGACGTTCCGGTCCCGCCCGAGGGCATGGAGATCACCCGCGTCGACATCGTCGTCCGCCTGCGCCGCATCGGCAGCTGA
- a CDS encoding argininosuccinate synthase, whose protein sequence is MSDVKKVVLAYSGGLDTSIILKWLQLEYGAEVITFTADLGQGEELEPARKKAEMMGIKQIYIEDVREEFVRDFVFPMFRANALYEGTYLLGTSIARPLIAKRLVEIAHETGADAIAHGATGKGNDQVRFELSAYALDPNIKVIAPWREWDFKSRTDLLDFAEKNQIPVPKDKRGEAPFSVDANLLHSSSEGKVLEDPAQEAPPYVFMRTVAPEDAPDEATYVEIGFEKGDPVSINGVHMSPATILTKLNELGRDNGIGRIDLVENRFVGMKSRGIYETPGGTILLAAHRAIESLTLDREAAHLKDSIMPRYAELIYYGFWFAPEREMLQALIDKSQEHVEGTVRLKLYKGNTIVVGRSSPKSLYSDALVTFEDDRGAYDQKDAAGFIRLNALRLRTLAARKKLV, encoded by the coding sequence ATGTCCGATGTCAAGAAGGTCGTCCTCGCCTATTCGGGCGGGCTCGACACCTCCATCATCCTGAAGTGGCTCCAGCTCGAATACGGCGCTGAGGTCATCACCTTCACCGCTGACCTCGGTCAGGGCGAAGAACTTGAGCCGGCCCGCAAGAAGGCCGAGATGATGGGCATCAAGCAGATCTACATCGAGGATGTGCGCGAGGAATTCGTCCGCGACTTCGTGTTCCCGATGTTCCGCGCCAATGCGCTCTACGAGGGCACCTACCTGCTCGGCACCTCGATCGCCCGGCCGCTGATCGCCAAGCGCCTCGTCGAGATCGCGCATGAGACCGGCGCCGACGCCATCGCCCATGGCGCCACCGGCAAGGGCAACGACCAGGTCCGCTTCGAGCTCTCGGCTTACGCGCTCGACCCGAACATCAAGGTGATCGCGCCCTGGCGCGAGTGGGACTTCAAGTCGCGCACCGACCTGCTCGACTTCGCCGAGAAGAACCAGATCCCCGTGCCGAAGGACAAGCGCGGCGAGGCGCCGTTCTCCGTCGACGCCAACCTGCTGCACTCCTCCTCCGAGGGCAAGGTTCTGGAAGACCCGGCGCAGGAAGCCCCGCCCTACGTCTTCATGCGCACCGTCGCGCCGGAAGATGCCCCGGACGAGGCCACCTATGTCGAGATCGGCTTCGAGAAGGGCGACCCGGTTTCCATCAACGGCGTGCACATGTCGCCGGCGACGATCCTGACCAAGCTGAACGAGCTCGGCCGCGACAACGGCATCGGCCGCATCGACCTGGTCGAGAACCGCTTCGTCGGCATGAAGTCGCGCGGCATCTACGAGACGCCCGGCGGCACCATCCTGCTCGCCGCCCACCGCGCCATCGAGAGCCTGACGCTCGACCGCGAGGCCGCGCATCTCAAGGATTCGATCATGCCCCGCTATGCGGAGCTGATCTATTACGGCTTCTGGTTCGCCCCGGAGCGCGAGATGCTGCAGGCGCTGATCGACAAGAGCCAGGAGCATGTCGAGGGCACGGTGCGGCTGAAGCTCTACAAGGGCAACACCATCGTCGTCGGCCGCTCGTCGCCGAAGTCGCTCTATTCGGACGCGCTCGTCACCTTCGAGGACGATCGCGGCGCCTACGACCAGAAGGACGCGGCCGGCTTCATCCGGCTGAACGCGCTTCGCCTGCGGACGCTCGCCGCCCGCAAGAAGCTCGTCTGA